The window TGACTTCGTGCGCCAAGTAGCTCTGCAAGGTCGCCGTACCCGCAAGCGATCGCGTTCTAGCCTCCGCGCCTGAAGACTGCCGTAGTTGTGTGGTGGACAGTGCCCACTTTTTCTCAAGCTACGGGTCAAACCTCTTGCCTCAAGCACCCGATCGATCACAGCAGCGAACTCAGGGCTTCGATCAGCAGGTCGTTTTGGTCATCGGTGCCGACGGTGATTCGCAGTTTGTTCTCCAGACCCGAATGGTTGAAGTAGCGCACTAAAATGCCGCGATCCTTCAATCCTTGGTAGAGCGCGCCTGCATTGCCGTGGGGCGGGACGGTGACCAGCAAAAAATTGGTTTGCACATGCTCAGGCACTTGAAAGCCAAGCTGCTTCAGGGCGATCGCTAAGGTTTGTCGAGAGGCTTTCACCTTGGCTGCACAGGCATCTTTGTAGGCCTGATCCCGCATGGCGGCTGCACCCA is drawn from Candidatus Obscuribacterales bacterium and contains these coding sequences:
- a CDS encoding histidinol-phosphate transaminase; amino-acid sequence: SPNSPSGYSAPIADLRQLAAGLSGILVVDEAYVDFAEETALSLVHEFENVIISRTLSKGYSLAGLRLGFGLAQPLLLSGLFKIKDSYNVDAIACLVGAAAMRDQAYKDACAAKVKASRQTLAIALKQLGFQVPEHVQTNFLLVTVPPHGNAGALYQGLKDRGILVRYFNHSGLENKLRITVGTDDQNDLLIEALSSLL